Part of the Vibrio parahaemolyticus genome, ACCCAACTGCACTCTAATTTCTGAAAATCTGGATGATGAATGATCTCATTGAGCTGCTTCTGTAATAGTGTGTCAATGGTATTAATCGTGCTCACAATGCTATGGCGAAAACTCGCAAAATCTTTAGATTGCGTGCCTTCCAACCAAATTCGTGCCGCAAGTATTGAATCTGAACATTCAACAAATTGAGTCAACCAATGACTGTCAAACTCAGCCAGGCCCATCGGTGTAAACTCGTGTGTGAGTTCCTCTGGGTCTAGAAAGTTCAATGCATCTATTTTCGTCATAACTACCATAAGCTTGGCTTAATGGCTGGTCGAAGTGACCAGCCATTAACTCTATTTAGCCACCCGACTGAGGAATTTTAGCAACGAGTCTTAAAGACGTGGTTAGCTCTTCCATTTGAAGCCATGGTTTGAGCCAAGCAACCGCGTTGTAAGAACCAGGAGAACCTGGAATCTCCTTAACTTGTACGCGAGCGTCGGCAAGAGGGTATTTCGCACGAATTTCTTGACCGCCACCTTCAGAAGCGTTCACATAGCCAAGAATCCAACGGTTCAACCAAGATTCAACGTCTTCTGCTTCCATAAAGCTACCGATCTTGTCTCGAGCCATTACTTTCAAATAATGTGCAAAACGAGAGGTTGCCATCATGTAAGGAAGTCTTGCTGAAATTGCCGCGTTTGCTGCCACTTCTGGAGATTCATGATTTGCTGGTTTTTGACAAGTTTGAGCACCAAAGAACACGGCATAGTTTGTATTTTTGTAGTGACACAACGGTAAGAAACCCAGTTTACCCAATTCCGCTTCACGGCGGTCTGTAATGCCAATTTCCGTTGGGCACTTCATATCTGGGTCACCATCATCACTCATGAAGAAGTGTGTTGGTAGGTTATCAACTCGCCCACCACCCTCTGCGCCACGAATAGCAGTACAGAAACCATACTTAGAAAATGCATCCGTCAGTTTGACGCCAAGCACGTACGATGAGTTCATCCAACAATAATCATTGTGATCAGCATTAACGGCGATACCCGACACAGGATCCACATCAAACTCTTCAAAGCCAAACGCTTCTACAGGAGAGGTAGCTTGGCCGTATGGCAAGCGAGCTAATACTTTAGGCATCGTTAAGCTTACAAAACGAGAATCTGCACTTTCACGGAAAGAGCGCCATTGCGCATATTCCAACGACTCAAAGACTTTATCTAAATCGCGCGGTTTAGATAGTTCTGTCCACTCATCAAAACCAAATAGCGCAGGAGAAGCAGCAGACAAGAATGGTGAGAAACCCGAAGCAGCAACATTCGACATTAAACGCAAAGACTCAATATCTTCTGGATGGTTTGTAAACTCGTAGTCACCAATTAAAGCACCATATGGTTCACCACCAGCGCTACCAAATTCAGATTCGTACACTTTTTTAAAGATTTGACTTTGATCGAATTCAACCGCTTTACTTAAGTCTTTATGAAGCTCTTTCTTCGTGATGCTGATCATGCGAATTTTCAGCGTAGAACTTGTCTCAGAATTCATGACTAAGTAATTCAGCCCACGCCATGAGCCTTCTAACTTTTGTAGCTCAGGATGGTGCATAACTTCAGAAAGCTGCTCTGAAATCTGTCTATCAAGCAAATTAATCGCTTCACGGAAAGTTACGGTTAGGTTTTTATTCCAAGAAACCGTCCCCTTCATCGCTTCTTCAGTCAGTGTCTTGATCAGCTCTTCTGCTCTCGATGCTTCTGTTTGTTTCGTCGCACCAATAGCCTGTTCAAGAAATGAAGTGGTTTGTTCACCCACCGTAGGATCGAGTTGTTTTTCAACTTGAGTCGTCATTATTCTGCTCCCTCAGTACTTTCTGATGGCGCTTTTTTGCCAAGATCTAGCTCACCAGCTAGTTTTGCCAAATTGTCTGTATTGTTGAGAACTTCTTCTAGGATGTTTTCAAGTTCTTCCGAACGGTCGACTTTAGTCATCAAGTCTCGCAGTTTGTTACGAGTTTCCATCAGCTGACGCAATGGTTCTACTTGATTGACAATCGCTGCTGGTTCAAAGTCTTGCATCGATTTAAAGCTCAGTTCAACCGCAAATTCAGAATCGTCATTTGCTAACTTGTTTGCGACTTTGAACTTAACCGATGGACTCATCTTTTTAAGTACATCATCGAAGTTATCACGATCGATTTGAATGAAACGGCGATCCTTTAATGGTTTCAATGCTTCGGTATTTTGGCCTGCAAAGTCGCCCATAACACCCACCACAAAAGGAAGCTCTTTTTTCAAAGTTGTTCCTTCGGTTTCAACATCGTAGGTAATGTGAACACGAGGCTTCCGTACTCGTGAAAGTTTCGAGTGGATACTCGTCATACCATTCTCCCTTTATTAATTTTCATTTTGTTCTGCTATGCCAACCAAACGGAAGTAGCTTCGTTTTGCGTCTCCGTCGGAGATTAGTTCCGCCAGTAATTCAGGCAGAGGCATTCCACACCAACGAATAATTTGTTCGATGGAGTAAGAAACTGGTGAGTGAGGCTCGCTTTCTCTAAAAAAGTCCGCCACATGTTGCAACTGTTGAATAGCTTGTTCTCGAGATTGCATGTTTGTAACTAATAACGCAGATGAGTTGTGAGTAACTGCTTGTTGACTTGCTTCTTCTAACTCTTCATCACCATTTTCGTC contains:
- the tssC gene encoding type VI secretion system contractile sheath large subunit; protein product: MTTQVEKQLDPTVGEQTTSFLEQAIGATKQTEASRAEELIKTLTEEAMKGTVSWNKNLTVTFREAINLLDRQISEQLSEVMHHPELQKLEGSWRGLNYLVMNSETSSTLKIRMISITKKELHKDLSKAVEFDQSQIFKKVYESEFGSAGGEPYGALIGDYEFTNHPEDIESLRLMSNVAASGFSPFLSAASPALFGFDEWTELSKPRDLDKVFESLEYAQWRSFRESADSRFVSLTMPKVLARLPYGQATSPVEAFGFEEFDVDPVSGIAVNADHNDYCWMNSSYVLGVKLTDAFSKYGFCTAIRGAEGGGRVDNLPTHFFMSDDGDPDMKCPTEIGITDRREAELGKLGFLPLCHYKNTNYAVFFGAQTCQKPANHESPEVAANAAISARLPYMMATSRFAHYLKVMARDKIGSFMEAEDVESWLNRWILGYVNASEGGGQEIRAKYPLADARVQVKEIPGSPGSYNAVAWLKPWLQMEELTTSLRLVAKIPQSGG
- the tssB gene encoding type VI secretion system contractile sheath small subunit, which translates into the protein MTSIHSKLSRVRKPRVHITYDVETEGTTLKKELPFVVGVMGDFAGQNTEALKPLKDRRFIQIDRDNFDDVLKKMSPSVKFKVANKLANDDSEFAVELSFKSMQDFEPAAIVNQVEPLRQLMETRNKLRDLMTKVDRSEELENILEEVLNNTDNLAKLAGELDLGKKAPSESTEGAE